The window TGGTCAATAGCATACTTGTCGGGTATGTTATCGATGGTTTATTTTTTGGCCTTTTGAATAGCGTATATACCTACTAATGCGATGATTGGGGGGATGGTTGAGAGTTTGATTAGCAACAGAATCTCACTTCTAGATACATAATTTCCAAATCCCTCAAAAATGAAAACATATGCCAGAAGACTTAATAGCCAAACTAGTAATCCAGCAAGGTAAAAGCGAACAATTTGAGGCTGCCTGTCTAACAAGGAAACAATAAAGATCAGAGGAGTCGAGTGAAAAACTGGTTGCTGATATAGAAACCGACCGCCGGCGATACCAGCCATGATTGGAAGTAGTATCCAGCCAGCCCCTCGTGGTGTAAGTGTTTTGCCTGCAATTATCCCTATACCGTAAAGAAGGGCCATTTCTATGGCAAAGACAATAGAAATGGCCAAGGAGAAACCAATAATTGCGCGAAAATAGGCCATGATGATCCTCTTTAATTAAACTTAACCGTTAGAATATATTTATTTATATCGTTTTGCAATATATAGAAAAGGATATGTATAAAATGGATAAAAAAAAGGCCGCCCGTGGGGCGGCCTTTTCGGTCGGGTGCAGAGTGCTACCGTACGATCTTCCAGTCACCACCTTCAATGCGGATGACCTCAAAGGCTGTTTTGTCCAGACCATTATGGTCCTGCGCAGAGAAGTTGAATATGCCTGCCGTGCCTACCATGCCGGTGATGGACTCCAGGGCGTCGCGGATAGCCTTGGGATCATCGGAACCAGCCTTTTCAATGGCGGCCTTGAGCAGCAGCATGGCATCCCACGCATGCCCGCCGAAGGTGGACACCGCAGCGTTGTAGTGCTTGGCGTAGCCGGCTTCATAGTCGAGCAGCATGGCCTTCTGAGCGTGGCCGTCTTCCAGCTGTTTTGCCACGATGAGGCGCCCCGCAGGGAGGATGAGCCCCTCTGCGGCATCACCGGCCAGTTCAATGAATTTCTTGGAAGCAACGCCGTGGCTCATGTACAGGGGGGCTGTCATGCCCAGCTGGCGATGGTTGCGTGCAACAACGGCGGGGCCAGGATTCGTGCCCCAGCAGATGACGGCATCTGCGGCAAGCCCGCGGATTTTGGTCAACTGTGCCGTCATGTCGGTATCCTTGGGGCCGTATACTTCGTCGGCTACCAGTTCAAG is drawn from Desulfovibrio mangrovi and contains these coding sequences:
- a CDS encoding ABC transporter substrate-binding protein; this encodes MKRSGLILLLLFMVTATNALAADPIRIGAIFSSTGPASFLGEPEKNSLEMAAQSINAAGGILGRQVEVIQYDDETEVNKCVLAVEKLARKDGVKAIIGPTTSGNTLAIVRNMTRYGIPLISCASSDKIVTPVNPWVFKVAPSDSFAIERLLDHILTTGAKRVAILTVSDGYGQSGRAGLQALIPKAGLELVADEVYGPKDTDMTAQLTKIRGLAADAVICWGTNPGPAVVARNHRQLGMTAPLYMSHGVASKKFIELAGDAAEGLILPAGRLIVAKQLEDGHAQKAMLLDYEAGYAKHYNAAVSTFGGHAWDAMLLLKAAIEKAGSDDPKAIRDALESITGMVGTAGIFNFSAQDHNGLDKTAFEVIRIEGGDWKIVR